A part of Gemmatimonas groenlandica genomic DNA contains:
- a CDS encoding NADP-dependent isocitrate dehydrogenase produces MAKIKVVNPVVEMDGDEMTRIIWQFIKDKLILPYLDVELEYYDLGIEHRDATNDQVTIDSAEATKKHGVAVKCATITPDEARVKEFGLKKMWKSPNGTIRNILGGVIFREPIIISNIPRLVPGWTKPIVVGRHAHGDQYKATDFKAPGAGTVTMTYTPADGSAPMEFEVVKFGADGGVAMGMYNFNDSIRDFARSSLTYGLQRNYPVYLSTKNTILKAYDGQFKDLFEEVFNTEFKAEFDAKGLTYEHRLIDDMVASALKWEGGYVWACKNYDGDVQSDIVAQGFGSLGLMTSVLLSPDGKTMEAEAAHGTVTRHYREHQKGNKTSTNPIASIFAWTRGLAHRGKLDGTPAVTAFADTLEQVCIEAVEAGEMTKDLAILISKDTPYLHTEAFLDAIDRRLQAKMA; encoded by the coding sequence ATGGCCAAGATCAAGGTTGTGAACCCCGTCGTCGAGATGGACGGCGACGAGATGACGCGCATCATCTGGCAGTTCATCAAGGACAAGCTCATCCTGCCGTATCTCGACGTCGAACTCGAGTACTACGACCTCGGGATCGAGCACCGCGATGCGACCAACGACCAGGTCACGATCGACTCGGCCGAAGCCACCAAGAAGCATGGCGTGGCGGTGAAGTGCGCGACGATCACCCCTGATGAAGCCCGAGTGAAGGAGTTCGGGCTCAAGAAGATGTGGAAGAGCCCCAACGGCACGATCCGCAACATCCTGGGCGGCGTGATCTTCCGCGAGCCGATCATCATCTCGAATATCCCGCGTCTGGTGCCGGGGTGGACGAAGCCGATCGTGGTGGGCCGTCATGCGCACGGCGACCAGTACAAGGCGACGGACTTCAAGGCGCCCGGTGCCGGCACCGTGACCATGACGTACACGCCGGCCGATGGCAGTGCGCCGATGGAGTTCGAAGTGGTGAAGTTCGGCGCCGACGGTGGTGTGGCGATGGGCATGTACAACTTCAACGACTCGATCCGCGACTTCGCCCGCTCCAGCCTCACCTACGGCCTGCAGCGCAACTACCCGGTGTACCTCAGCACCAAGAACACGATCCTCAAGGCGTACGACGGCCAGTTCAAGGATCTGTTCGAGGAAGTGTTCAACACCGAGTTCAAGGCCGAGTTCGACGCGAAGGGTCTCACGTATGAGCACCGCCTGATCGACGACATGGTCGCGTCGGCGCTCAAGTGGGAAGGTGGCTACGTGTGGGCGTGCAAGAACTACGACGGCGACGTGCAATCGGACATCGTGGCGCAGGGCTTCGGCTCGCTCGGTCTCATGACGAGCGTGCTGCTCTCGCCCGACGGCAAGACGATGGAAGCCGAAGCGGCGCATGGCACAGTGACGCGTCACTACCGCGAGCACCAGAAGGGCAACAAGACGTCGACCAATCCGATTGCGTCGATCTTCGCCTGGACGCGCGGGCTCGCGCATCGCGGCAAGCTCGATGGCACGCCGGCGGTCACGGCATTCGCCGACACGCTCGAGCAGGTGTGCATCGAAGCGGTGGAAGCGGGCGAGATGACGAAGGATCTCGCGATTCTCATTTCGAAGGACACGCCGTATCTGCATACGGAGGCGTTCCTCGACGCCATCGATCGCCGACTGCAGGCGAAGATGGCGTGA
- the trmD gene encoding tRNA (guanosine(37)-N1)-methyltransferase TrmD: protein MLRINVVTIFPDFFAGPLSISIPAKAAGTGGVSYNLIDLRTFTYDRHRTVDDYPFGGGPGMVMKPGPFFEAVESVQARAPIVLLSPRGRRFSHADAVRFAAGTELTLLCGHYKDVDERVATHLATEELSLGDFVLSGGEPAALAIIDATVRLLPGAMSDLESARTDSFYDRGISAPSYTRPAEYRGFTVPEVLVGGDHAKQVAWRDEQSLQRTRDAEARDRAEWTAREQMIATREAAIAAVERVQAAKALKKAKEKAAKERARARAARKSAADAAESE from the coding sequence GTGCTGCGCATCAACGTCGTGACGATCTTCCCCGATTTCTTCGCAGGGCCGCTTTCCATCAGCATTCCGGCCAAGGCGGCGGGTACTGGTGGCGTGTCGTACAACCTGATCGATCTACGCACGTTCACGTACGACCGGCATCGCACTGTCGACGACTATCCGTTCGGTGGCGGACCCGGCATGGTGATGAAGCCCGGGCCGTTCTTCGAAGCGGTGGAGTCGGTGCAGGCCAGAGCGCCGATCGTGCTGCTGTCGCCGCGCGGTCGCCGCTTCTCGCACGCCGACGCGGTGCGCTTCGCCGCCGGCACCGAGCTCACGCTGCTCTGCGGTCATTACAAGGACGTCGACGAGCGCGTGGCGACGCACTTGGCCACCGAAGAACTTTCACTCGGCGATTTTGTGCTGAGCGGCGGCGAGCCGGCGGCGTTGGCCATCATCGATGCCACCGTGCGTTTGCTGCCTGGCGCGATGAGCGACCTGGAAAGCGCGCGCACCGATTCGTTCTACGATCGCGGCATCAGCGCGCCCAGCTACACGCGGCCGGCGGAGTATCGCGGCTTCACGGTACCCGAGGTGCTGGTGGGTGGCGACCACGCGAAGCAGGTGGCGTGGCGCGATGAGCAGAGCCTGCAGCGCACGCGCGATGCCGAGGCGCGTGATCGCGCCGAATGGACCGCGCGCGAGCAAATGATCGCCACGCGCGAGGCGGCCATTGCGGCCGTGGAGCGTGTGCAGGCGGCGAAGGCGTTGAAGAAGGCGAAGGAAAAGGCGGCGAAGGAACGCGCCCGTGCGCGGGCAGCGCGGAAGAGTGCCGCTGACGCTGCGGAGTCCGAATGA
- the rpsP gene encoding 30S ribosomal protein S16 encodes MAVKIRLRREGRKKTPMYRIVIADSKAPRDGRFIEIIGQYQPQLGENAINLKHDRVEYWMNVGALPTDTVRSLLRRAGILKSRHEARLAAKLQANAVALPEA; translated from the coding sequence ATGGCCGTCAAGATTCGTCTCCGCCGCGAAGGCCGGAAGAAGACCCCGATGTACCGTATCGTCATTGCTGATTCGAAGGCGCCGCGCGACGGCCGTTTCATCGAGATCATCGGACAGTACCAGCCGCAGCTCGGCGAGAACGCGATCAACCTCAAGCATGATCGCGTGGAATACTGGATGAACGTCGGCGCCCTGCCGACCGACACGGTCCGCTCGCTCCTCCGCCGCGCCGGCATCCTCAAGTCGCGCCACGAAGCGCGTCTCGCGGCCAAGCTGCAGGCCAACGCGGTCGCCCTCCCCGAGGCGTGA
- a CDS encoding asparaginase domain-containing protein: protein MSLRVFVTGGTFDKEYDELTGTLHFEATHVEEMLRRGRCMLDVNVEVLMMIDSLEMKESHRHRIVDACVACTETQIVITHGTDTMVETATVIAAAVTTKTIVLTGAMVPYAFGSSDGLFNLGSALSFVQALAPGVYVAMNGRCFRWDDVRKNRDVGVFEPLGEA from the coding sequence ATGAGCCTGCGCGTGTTCGTCACCGGCGGCACGTTCGACAAGGAGTACGACGAGCTCACGGGCACGTTGCACTTCGAGGCCACGCATGTCGAAGAGATGCTGCGTCGCGGTCGGTGCATGCTCGATGTGAACGTCGAAGTACTGATGATGATCGATAGTCTCGAGATGAAGGAGTCGCATCGACATCGCATCGTGGATGCCTGCGTCGCCTGCACGGAAACGCAGATCGTGATCACGCACGGCACCGACACGATGGTGGAAACGGCCACCGTGATCGCTGCCGCCGTGACCACCAAGACCATCGTGCTCACGGGCGCGATGGTACCCTATGCCTTCGGCAGCTCCGACGGCCTGTTCAACCTGGGCAGCGCGCTCAGTTTCGTGCAGGCGCTCGCGCCCGGTGTGTACGTGGCCATGAACGGCCGCTGCTTTCGCTGGGATGACGTGCGAAAAAACAGGGACGTAGGCGTGTTCGAGCCGCTGGGCGAGGCGTAG
- a CDS encoding LVIVD repeat-containing protein has protein sequence MRTPFRSLLGGALLVAGSTAAIPVAYAQPTPDPRVGLKAGWFDAGEASWNLKLVSNTKNSEAFLNLSTPGDARLKNSDLAFSGNLVFQGNYSGWQVWDIGNPRKPKLRAAFVCPGSQSDVTVYGNLLFVSAEAVSGRVDCGLGGVQDEVSKDRARGIRIIDISDIEHPRSITTVQTCRGSHTNTLVTDPKDPENVYIYVSGSAGVRSNEELAGCSAANPDIDPNSSLFRIEVIKVPVKNPAAAAIVSSPRIFEGLGEAVRHADAAADRRERPAGAPARPSVAGRGGPTQCHDITTYPAVGLAGGACSGYGILLDIRDIKNPKRIYAAADTNMSAWHSATFSNDGSKVLFSDEWGGGTAPRCRATDKKEWGADAIFVRNGDKLDFKSYFKLPAAQSNQENCVAHNGSLIPIPGREVMVQSWYQGGINVFDWTDPDHAFEIGFFDRGPMDSTALVSAGTWSAYWYNGLIYGSEIARGLDVWELTPSEFITKNELDAAKLVKYAYFNAQEQPQAVWPAAFVVARAYTDQLARNSAVPKAWLTGVLAQLATAEKANGAKRAAALNTLAAQLDTDAAASPEAKRVTALSAVVKALAK, from the coding sequence ATGCGAACGCCCTTTCGATCGCTGCTTGGCGGCGCCCTGCTGGTGGCCGGCAGTACGGCGGCCATACCGGTTGCCTACGCGCAGCCCACGCCCGACCCGCGCGTCGGCCTCAAGGCCGGTTGGTTCGACGCTGGCGAAGCCTCGTGGAACCTCAAACTCGTCTCGAACACGAAGAATTCAGAGGCGTTTCTCAATCTCAGCACCCCCGGCGACGCGCGACTCAAGAACTCCGACCTCGCTTTCAGCGGGAATCTGGTTTTCCAGGGTAACTACAGCGGCTGGCAGGTGTGGGACATCGGCAATCCGCGCAAGCCGAAGTTGCGCGCCGCCTTTGTGTGCCCCGGTTCGCAGAGCGACGTTACGGTGTACGGCAATTTGCTCTTCGTGTCGGCCGAAGCCGTGAGCGGTCGCGTGGACTGCGGACTGGGCGGCGTGCAGGATGAAGTCAGCAAAGATCGCGCGCGTGGCATCCGCATCATCGACATCAGCGACATCGAGCATCCACGCTCGATCACGACCGTGCAGACGTGCCGTGGCTCGCACACCAATACGCTGGTCACCGACCCGAAGGATCCAGAAAACGTATACATCTATGTTTCCGGCTCAGCGGGCGTACGCTCAAATGAAGAGCTGGCAGGATGTTCGGCGGCCAATCCCGACATCGATCCGAACTCGTCGCTGTTTCGTATTGAAGTCATCAAGGTGCCGGTGAAGAACCCGGCGGCAGCCGCCATCGTGAGCTCGCCGCGCATCTTCGAAGGACTCGGTGAAGCCGTGCGTCACGCCGACGCCGCCGCCGATCGGCGCGAGCGGCCGGCTGGTGCGCCGGCGCGCCCTTCGGTGGCCGGACGCGGTGGTCCCACGCAGTGCCATGACATCACCACGTATCCGGCGGTTGGTCTGGCCGGTGGTGCATGCAGCGGCTACGGCATTCTGCTCGACATTCGCGACATCAAGAACCCGAAGCGTATCTACGCCGCCGCTGACACCAACATGTCGGCGTGGCATTCGGCCACCTTCAGCAACGATGGCAGCAAGGTCCTCTTCTCCGACGAATGGGGCGGTGGCACGGCTCCACGCTGCCGTGCGACCGACAAGAAGGAATGGGGCGCCGACGCGATCTTCGTGCGCAACGGCGACAAGCTCGATTTCAAGAGCTACTTCAAGCTGCCCGCCGCGCAGAGCAATCAGGAGAACTGCGTAGCGCACAACGGCTCACTGATCCCGATTCCCGGCCGCGAAGTCATGGTGCAGTCGTGGTATCAGGGCGGCATCAACGTGTTCGACTGGACCGACCCCGATCACGCGTTCGAGATCGGCTTCTTCGATCGCGGCCCGATGGATTCCACCGCGCTGGTGAGTGCCGGAACGTGGTCGGCCTACTGGTACAACGGCTTGATCTACGGCTCGGAGATCGCCCGTGGGCTCGACGTGTGGGAGCTTACCCCCAGTGAGTTCATCACGAAGAACGAACTCGACGCCGCCAAGCTCGTGAAGTACGCGTACTTCAACGCGCAGGAACAGCCGCAGGCCGTGTGGCCCGCCGCGTTCGTCGTGGCACGGGCCTACACCGACCAGCTGGCCCGCAATAGCGCGGTACCAAAGGCGTGGCTCACCGGCGTGCTGGCCCAGCTGGCGACCGCCGAAAAAGCAAACGGTGCCAAGCGTGCGGCGGCGTTGAACACGCTCGCTGCACAGCTCGACACCGATGCCGCCGCCAGCCCTGAGGCCAAGCGGGTGACGGCTCTCAGCGCCGTCGTGAAAGCGCTCGCCAAGTAA
- the ggt gene encoding gamma-glutamyltransferase has translation MALSTLPARAAARIWLAGAVLPLALGAQEPAAARAPRAAVDAPKGMVVSASAIASQAGRDVLANGGNAIDAAIATGFALAVTYPTAGNIGGGGFMVVRFPDGKTTTIDFREKAPARATPEMFTDSTGAYSSRIHHNSHKSVGVPGTVAGFAHAHQKYGKVSWAKLVDPAVKLAGDGFAVPSGLAASLKGAQTRLSAYPATIAAYYKDGQPYAEGEKLVLGDLAKTLTRVRDQGRDGFYKGTTAKLIAEEMASHGGLINEADLAAYQPAERAAVKGTYRGYEIISMPPPSSGGTAMIEMLNILEGYDLKSLGHNSPQYVHYLAESMRRAFRDRALFLGDPDFTKPPLEKLMSKAYATELRSTITKDKASPSAPADVAQGYESDETTHYSVVDKDGMAVSVTYTLEAGYGLGAVVNGAGFLLNNEMGDFNGKPGLTDSTGLVGTKPNIAQPGKRMLSSMTPMILAKDGKLVAVVGSPGGRTIINTVMEVVLNLIDFQMPVQDAVNAPRLHHQWLPNVITMERNGTLPETVKALEAMGHTVRLGGNQGTAHSIFVNAKGVRQGAADPRDRDAGAIGH, from the coding sequence ATGGCTCTCTCTACCCTGCCCGCTCGCGCCGCCGCCCGTATCTGGCTGGCCGGTGCCGTCCTCCCCCTCGCCCTAGGCGCGCAGGAACCGGCCGCCGCCCGGGCCCCGCGCGCCGCGGTCGACGCCCCCAAGGGCATGGTCGTGTCGGCCAGCGCCATCGCCAGCCAGGCTGGCCGCGACGTGCTCGCCAACGGCGGCAACGCGATCGACGCCGCCATCGCTACCGGGTTCGCGCTGGCAGTCACCTACCCCACCGCCGGCAACATCGGCGGCGGCGGCTTCATGGTGGTTCGCTTCCCCGACGGCAAGACGACCACCATCGATTTCCGCGAGAAGGCTCCCGCGCGCGCCACGCCGGAGATGTTCACCGACAGCACCGGTGCCTACTCCTCGCGCATTCATCACAACTCGCACAAGAGCGTAGGCGTGCCGGGCACGGTGGCCGGCTTCGCGCATGCGCACCAGAAGTACGGCAAGGTGTCGTGGGCCAAGTTGGTCGACCCGGCCGTGAAGTTGGCAGGCGATGGGTTCGCGGTGCCGAGCGGATTGGCCGCATCACTGAAAGGCGCGCAAACGCGATTGTCGGCGTATCCCGCCACGATCGCGGCGTACTACAAAGACGGCCAGCCGTACGCGGAGGGCGAGAAGCTCGTGTTGGGCGATCTCGCGAAAACGCTCACGCGCGTGCGCGATCAGGGGCGCGACGGATTCTACAAGGGCACCACGGCCAAGTTGATCGCCGAGGAAATGGCGTCACACGGTGGCCTCATCAACGAAGCCGACCTGGCGGCGTATCAGCCGGCCGAGCGCGCGGCGGTGAAGGGCACCTATCGCGGCTACGAGATCATCTCGATGCCGCCGCCGAGTTCCGGCGGTACGGCCATGATCGAGATGTTGAACATTCTCGAAGGTTACGACCTCAAGAGCCTCGGTCACAACTCGCCGCAATACGTGCACTACCTGGCCGAGAGCATGCGCCGGGCGTTTCGCGATCGTGCGCTATTTCTGGGAGATCCCGATTTCACCAAGCCGCCGCTCGAGAAGCTGATGAGCAAAGCGTACGCCACCGAGCTGCGCAGCACGATAACGAAAGACAAAGCGTCGCCGTCAGCACCGGCCGACGTGGCGCAGGGCTACGAGAGCGACGAGACGACGCACTACTCGGTGGTCGACAAAGACGGCATGGCCGTGTCGGTCACGTACACGCTCGAAGCCGGCTACGGATTAGGCGCGGTCGTAAACGGCGCCGGCTTCCTGCTGAACAACGAGATGGGTGACTTCAATGGCAAGCCCGGTCTCACCGACAGCACCGGCCTGGTGGGCACCAAGCCCAACATCGCGCAGCCCGGCAAGCGCATGCTCTCCAGCATGACACCGATGATCCTCGCCAAAGACGGCAAGCTCGTAGCGGTGGTGGGCAGTCCCGGTGGTCGCACCATCATCAACACCGTCATGGAAGTCGTGCTCAACCTCATCGACTTTCAGATGCCCGTGCAGGACGCCGTGAACGCGCCGCGGCTGCACCACCAGTGGTTACCGAACGTGATCACGATGGAGCGCAACGGCACGCTACCGGAAACGGTGAAGGCGCTGGAAGCCATGGGCCACACCGTGCGACTCGGCGGCAATCAGGGCACCGCGCATTCGATCTTTGTGAACGCCAAGGGCGTACGGCAAGGGGCGGCGGACCCGCGCGATCGTGATGCTGGGGCGATTGGGCATTAA
- the rimM gene encoding ribosome maturation factor RimM (Essential for efficient processing of 16S rRNA) yields MIVGKVRRAHGVRGAWAVESLSAAPDVIFTSGAVIYAGDRKGEISGDATASMLHIEDGRPMNKDWLVRVTEVTDRDVAETWRGRYLLADTADMPEPDDDEMYIFALIGMQVEVDGQGHVGEVRDVYEAPQGLILEVETATGRPLVPWRPEIVERVDEERNTIVLKPLDGLLDD; encoded by the coding sequence GTGATTGTCGGCAAGGTGCGTCGCGCGCATGGTGTGCGCGGCGCCTGGGCCGTCGAGTCGCTATCTGCGGCGCCGGACGTGATTTTCACGTCCGGCGCTGTCATTTATGCGGGCGACCGGAAGGGTGAAATCAGCGGCGACGCCACGGCGTCCATGCTACACATCGAAGACGGCCGTCCGATGAACAAGGACTGGCTCGTGCGCGTCACGGAAGTGACCGACCGCGATGTGGCCGAGACGTGGCGCGGCCGGTACCTGCTGGCCGACACCGCCGACATGCCCGAGCCGGACGACGATGAGATGTACATCTTCGCGCTCATCGGCATGCAGGTCGAAGTGGATGGTCAGGGCCACGTGGGCGAAGTGCGCGACGTATACGAAGCGCCGCAGGGGCTGATTCTCGAAGTGGAGACCGCGACTGGTCGTCCGCTGGTTCCGTGGCGCCCCGAAATCGTCGAGCGCGTGGACGAAGAGCGCAACACGATCGTGCTCAAGCCGCTCGACGGCTTGCTCGACGACTAG
- a CDS encoding DUF305 domain-containing protein translates to MSARARLRVAVVASVTVTASLFGACASGSGGARSTRPLTPAQLAAQDGGIPPYTKADVAFMQGMINHHAQAVTMSSFADANGATSEVRVLAGRITVAQTDEIAFMKTWLGKRKQAVPAGDMEAMAHAPHAGMDMSNMSGAGTRASAGGMMPGMLTTAQMDTLKTAKGPAFDWYFLTFMIQHHRGAISMVDELMSAKGAANDDDVFKFVSDVVADQSTEIDRMELMLKTRSRP, encoded by the coding sequence ATGTCTGCACGCGCACGTCTTCGCGTCGCTGTCGTCGCCTCGGTCACCGTGACGGCTTCCCTGTTCGGCGCCTGTGCGTCGGGCAGCGGCGGCGCACGCAGCACACGTCCGCTTACACCCGCGCAACTGGCGGCGCAGGACGGCGGCATTCCCCCCTACACCAAGGCGGACGTCGCCTTCATGCAGGGCATGATCAACCATCACGCGCAGGCCGTGACGATGTCGTCGTTCGCCGACGCGAACGGCGCGACGTCCGAAGTGCGTGTGCTCGCCGGCCGGATCACCGTCGCGCAGACCGACGAAATCGCCTTCATGAAAACGTGGCTCGGCAAGCGCAAACAGGCCGTGCCGGCCGGCGACATGGAAGCGATGGCGCATGCGCCTCACGCCGGCATGGATATGTCGAACATGAGTGGTGCCGGCACGAGGGCGAGCGCGGGCGGCATGATGCCCGGCATGCTCACCACGGCGCAGATGGATACGCTCAAGACGGCCAAAGGGCCGGCCTTCGATTGGTACTTCCTCACTTTCATGATCCAGCACCATCGCGGCGCCATCAGCATGGTGGATGAGCTCATGAGCGCCAAGGGCGCCGCCAACGATGATGACGTCTTCAAGTTCGTCTCCGATGTCGTGGCCGATCAGAGCACCGAAATCGATCGCATGGAGCTGATGCTCAAAACTCGCTCGCGTCCGTAA